A window of the Torulaspora globosa chromosome 6, complete sequence genome harbors these coding sequences:
- the RPC82 gene encoding DNA-directed RNA polymerase III subunit C82 (ancestral locus Anc_7.547), which produces MASVAPVGSTQASATPAATPTPAASNAADDTVTLSSLEQRTLNPEWFLYTELARFYLGERAALIIDLLISKGRLSVFEILERSPSLDARSIRTALVSLIQVRCVRYWEEVAPSGRSTTYYYFNEDGLLLFLYSGLIIEEVSQQVPQSDLAAQIAQSILSLGSITVKDFLHNFESSKNEILSVFVQLCESGFLSPLSKLHYAPLNDLWTHLYEKEYDAIPRTSTLSDLKKRTEAKGKAKVEFQKLLSAANDTSSILTVDPETSLRTVVNTAPLVLNLERFLKSRRSKQLVKLAKTRTGSVPAEIYKVALAISERKTPPLVDPMKRTGLLQELDEAKAIEEDLELMEEKTQGVTFNAIDISKYLPSTFDLRGTMVSTLKGTRNSNDTGGQPNKRLKTEDGFVIPPLPKNINNEVDQNEDEDFEDFDDNDPDPHSISLINNHLRLLASSSIPFLKESRPGVYYVPYSKLVPALKSSVYDYLLASTLGPSAMRIRRCICANSLVSEKVINSTALMKEKDIRSTIASLVKYNVVEIQEVPRTADRAASRAVFLFRSKERHAYDFMKQNLAWNIGNLLFKKEKLKEENIDLLTKANRDDVKGRESELLLPSELNQLRMVNERELNIITRVCRVLSLWEVFKFF; this is translated from the coding sequence AATGCTGCCGACGACACAGTGACACTTTCTTCGCTAGAGCAGAGAACTCTGAATCCGGAATGGTTTTTGTATACTGAACTGGCAAGATTTTACCTTGGGGAACGTGCAGCTTTGATAATTGATTTGCTTATTTCAAAGGGAAGATTGAGTGTGTTCGAGATACTGGAAAGATCACCTTCTTTGGACGCAAGAAGTATTAGAACAGCTCTGGTATCTTTGATCCAAGTCAGATGCGTCAGATATTGGGAGGAGGTTGCACCGTCCGGGAGATCTACCACGTACTACTATTTCAACGAGGATgggctgctgctgtttttGTACTCTGGCCTGATTATCGAGGAAGTGAGCCAACAGGTTCCGCAGAGCGATTTGGCAGCGCAAATCGCACAAtcaattctttctttggGCTCTATTACTGTCAAGGATTTTTTGCACAACTTCGAGAGCTCAAAGAATGAAATTTTGTCAGTATTTGTGCAGCTCTGTGAGTCAGGATTTCTATCGCCTTTGTCCAAGTTGCATTATGCGCCATTGAACGACCTGTGGACGCATCTATATGAAAAGGAATACGATGCTATACCAAGGACGTCGACCCTCTCGGACCTTAAGAAAAGGACCGAAGCTAAAGGAAAAGCTAAAGTGGAGTTCCAGAAACTGCTCAGTGCAGCCAACGACACGAGCAGCATTCTAACAGTTGATCCTGAAACATCCTTGAGGACTGTGGTAAATACCGCGCCATTGGTCTTGAATCTGGAGAGATTCTTAAAGAGCCGAAGATCCAAGCAGCTAGTCAAGCTTGCTAAGACCAGGACGGGTTCCGTTCCAGCAGAGATTTACAAGGTCGCTCTAGCGATCTCTGAACGCAAGACACCGCCACTGGTAGATCCGATGAAGAGAACAGGATTGCTGCAAGAACTCGACGAAGCGAAGGCCATCGAGGAGGACTTGGAACTTATGGAGGAGAAGACCCAAGGAGTTACGTTCAACGCCATAGATATTTCAAAATACCTACCTTCTACTTTCGACCTTCGTGGAACTATGGTATCAACTTTAAAAGGCACCAGAAATTCAAACGATACAGGCGGCCAGCCGAATAAGAGACTGAAAACCGAGGATGGATTCGTGATTCCTCCATTGCCCAAAAATATTAACAACGAGGTTGATCAGaatgaagacgaagatTTTGAGGATTTTGACGACAACGATCCAGATCCACATTCGATCTCTCTCATCAATAATCACCTAAGACTGCTCGCCTCTTCAAGTATCCCATTCCTCAAAGAGTCAAGGCCGGGCGTGTATTATGTACCTTATTCGAAGCTGGTTCCTGCACTCAAATCTTCCGTTTACGATTATTTGCTTGCTTCTACTCTGGGTCCATCGGCAATGCGCATTCGTCGCTGCATTTGTGCCAATAGTTTAGTGTCAGAGAAGGTAATCAACTCGACAGCTCTTATGAAGGAGAAAGACATTAGATCTACTATTGCCTCCCTTGTGAAGTATAACGTGGTTGAGATACAGGAAGTCCCAAGAACAGCAGATAGGGCTGCTTCCAGGGCTGTATTCCTATTCAGATCAAAGGAGAGGCATGCTTACGATTTTATGAAGCAGAATCTTGCCTGGAATATTGGAAACCTCTTATTCAAAAAAGAGAAACTGAAGGAGGAGAATATTGATCTTCTAACAAAAGCAAATAGAGATGACGTTAAAGGGAGAGAAAGTGAACTTTTACTGCCAAGTGAGTTGAATCAGCTTAGAATGGTCAACGAGCGCGAATTGAACATAATAACTCGCGTGTGTCGGGTTCTATCACTTTGGGAAgttttcaaattcttttGA